One Capsicum annuum cultivar UCD-10X-F1 chromosome 2, UCD10Xv1.1, whole genome shotgun sequence genomic window carries:
- the LOC107860951 gene encoding probable calcium-binding protein CML23, producing MAKVTAKMKEVEKAFRKFDTNGDGKISLSELNAVLNALGTKTTLDEAKRMMLEVDIDGDGFIDLQEFAAFHCPIEGPNVNKDLRDAFDLYDKDKNGKISAAELHTVMKGIGEKCSLKDCRRMISSVDVDGDGSVNFEEFKKMMTRA from the coding sequence ATGGCTAAGGTTACAGCGAAGATGAAGGAAGTGGAGAAAGCATTCAGAAAATTCGACACCAACGGTGACGGAAAAATCTCTCTATCAGAACTCAACGCAGTTCTGAATGCTCTCGGCACCAAAACAACTCTGGATGAGGCGAAGAGAATGATGTTAGAGGTTGACATCGACGGTGATGGTTTCATTGACTTGCAAGAGTTTGCTGCATTTCACTGTCCTATTGAAGGCCCTAATGTTAATAAGGATCTACGTGACGCCTTTGATTTGTATGATAAGGATAAGAACGGGAAGATTTCAGCTGCGGAGTTGCACACTGTTATGAAGGGCATTGGAGAGAAGTGTTCGCTTAAGGATTGTCGACGTATGATTAGTTCTGTTGATGTTGATGGTGATGGAAGTGTTAATTTTGAGGAGTTTAAGAAGATGATGACTAGGGCTTAA